In the genome of Croceimicrobium hydrocarbonivorans, one region contains:
- a CDS encoding helix-turn-helix domain-containing protein encodes MASLSLREGVQEHLLLERPILQGHLVKDFSDSCLDRNEGYSIKYAYNSHETYWLNGKKFHLAPGESLFINLKYSKAYHFEASKLSRGLCVYYQEEELQDLFQVLKQQKIIDYNFSAFEQIPELRFERGTHLNQKLKSICSDLQDDHHKIDLAGFESILEEMLMEIDWEIIGYNRRLKEFNPSTRQALIRKVMAARRFMINNLHKALKLEDIAKEVAMSPFHFQRQYKKATGNSPTRHLVEWRIARAKELLEEDEHSVLEISTMLAYNDLPTFSKAFKREVGCSPSQWTKKNEVLSV; translated from the coding sequence ATGGCAAGTTTGAGCTTGAGGGAAGGAGTCCAAGAACACCTGTTATTAGAAAGGCCTATTCTGCAAGGTCATCTTGTAAAAGATTTTTCTGACTCCTGCCTGGATCGAAATGAAGGCTACAGTATAAAGTACGCCTACAATAGCCACGAAACCTATTGGTTGAATGGTAAAAAGTTTCATTTAGCTCCCGGCGAATCCCTCTTCATAAACCTTAAATACAGCAAAGCTTATCACTTCGAAGCTTCAAAGCTGTCTCGCGGACTCTGCGTTTACTATCAGGAAGAAGAACTTCAAGATCTCTTTCAGGTATTAAAGCAGCAAAAGATTATTGATTATAATTTCAGTGCTTTTGAGCAAATTCCTGAATTGCGTTTCGAAAGAGGAACGCATCTTAATCAAAAATTAAAATCCATTTGTAGTGATCTCCAAGATGACCATCATAAAATAGATTTGGCTGGTTTTGAGTCTATCCTGGAGGAGATGTTAATGGAAATAGATTGGGAGATAATTGGATATAACCGTCGATTAAAAGAATTTAATCCATCCACTCGGCAGGCTCTTATAAGGAAAGTTATGGCCGCAAGAAGATTTATGATTAATAACCTTCATAAAGCCCTAAAACTGGAGGATATCGCCAAGGAAGTGGCAATGTCACCCTTTCATTTTCAGCGACAGTATAAAAAGGCCACCGGAAATAGTCCTACCCGTCATTTAGTGGAATGGAGAATTGCCAGGGCTAAAGAACTATTGGAAGAAGATGAGCATTCCGTGTTGGAAATCTCAACTATGTTGGCCTACAATGACTTACCTACATTTTCTAAAGCCTTTAAAAGGGAAGTAGGATGTAGTCCCAGCCAATGGACTAAAAAAAATGAAGTTTTAAGTGTATAA
- a CDS encoding zinc-ribbon domain-containing protein yields the protein MIFIFGYDQKENLLGPTEERKCPHCNNSSYFQLLELKNFISLFFIPVIPVKRKLIEHCPICHWAQEIPESSQNYYRDLAALNQAAINGLADEEYLRRKEALKKPSGEGF from the coding sequence ATGATATTTATTTTCGGATACGATCAAAAGGAGAATTTATTGGGCCCTACTGAAGAGAGGAAGTGTCCCCATTGTAATAATAGCTCCTACTTTCAATTATTGGAATTAAAGAACTTCATCAGCTTATTCTTTATTCCTGTAATTCCGGTTAAGCGCAAGCTTATAGAACACTGCCCTATTTGCCATTGGGCCCAAGAAATACCGGAAAGCTCTCAAAACTACTATCGCGATTTGGCGGCCTTAAATCAAGCCGCTATTAATGGCCTGGCAGATGAGGAATATCTTCGTCGCAAAGAAGCATTAAAAAAGCCCTCCGGAGAGGGCTTTTAA
- the aroC gene encoding chorismate synthase: protein MPGNSFGKVLRLSTFGESHGPAIGGILDGFPAGIQLDLDFVQAQLDRRKPGQSRLSSQRKESDSLQVLSGVFEGKSTGTPIGLLIPNDDSRSKDYDHLKENYRPSHADRTYSQKYGHRDYRGGGRSSARETAVRVAAGALAMQIIPQVKIRAYVSAVGPHSMDPALDLDLEKIDTNDVRCPDPQSAQTFEAAILAARKVGDSLGGIITCRIEGLPPGLGEPVFDKLPAELAKAMMSINAVKGFEIGEGFRAATMTGSEHNDTYDEVGNRISNHAGGVEGGLSTGEDLVFRVAFKPVATLMRDQQGINEQGEAVNIKGKGRHDPCVVPRAVPIVEAMAALVIADYYLLNRTSKIEL from the coding sequence ATGCCCGGAAATTCCTTTGGAAAAGTCTTACGCTTAAGCACTTTTGGTGAGTCGCATGGCCCGGCAATAGGCGGAATTCTTGATGGTTTTCCCGCTGGGATTCAGCTGGACCTTGATTTCGTTCAAGCACAATTGGATCGTCGTAAACCCGGACAATCACGTTTGAGTAGCCAAAGAAAGGAAAGTGATAGCCTACAGGTGCTTTCCGGAGTATTTGAAGGTAAAAGCACTGGTACTCCCATTGGACTTTTAATTCCTAATGATGATTCTCGCAGCAAAGACTACGATCATCTGAAAGAAAATTATCGCCCTTCACATGCCGATCGTACCTATAGCCAAAAATATGGCCATCGGGATTATCGTGGAGGCGGCAGATCTTCGGCGCGGGAAACGGCAGTTCGTGTAGCAGCCGGAGCCCTGGCCATGCAAATCATCCCTCAGGTAAAGATCAGAGCCTATGTCTCTGCAGTAGGTCCTCATAGTATGGATCCTGCCCTTGATCTGGATTTGGAAAAAATTGATACCAATGATGTGCGTTGCCCCGATCCGCAATCGGCTCAAACCTTTGAAGCGGCCATCTTAGCAGCCCGAAAGGTGGGCGATTCCCTGGGAGGAATAATTACCTGTCGAATTGAAGGCCTGCCACCTGGATTGGGTGAGCCCGTTTTTGATAAACTCCCTGCCGAATTAGCGAAAGCTATGATGAGCATAAATGCGGTTAAAGGATTTGAGATTGGAGAAGGATTTAGAGCCGCTACCATGACCGGTTCTGAGCATAATGATACTTATGATGAGGTTGGAAACCGGATTTCAAATCACGCCGGTGGAGTGGAAGGAGGCTTAAGTACTGGTGAGGATTTGGTTTTTCGGGTAGCCTTTAAACCAGTCGCAACACTTATGCGTGACCAGCAAGGAATTAATGAACAAGGAGAAGCCGTAAACATTAAAGGTAAGGGACGCCACGATCCTTGTGTGGTTCCCAGGGCCGTGCCCATTGTTGAAGCTATGGCCGCTCTAGTTATTGCCGACTATTATTTATTAAATCGTACCTCTAAAATAGAATTATGA
- a CDS encoding Rid family detoxifying hydrolase: MKEIVYTDQAPAPIGPYSQATVFGNQVFTSGQIAIHPQSGDLITDTIEAETRQVLENLKAVLAAAGCEMSDVLKCSIFICDMNQFQAINAVYAEYFDEAMAPARETVQVAVLPKHVNIEISAIAIRKG, from the coding sequence ATGAAAGAAATCGTATATACGGATCAGGCTCCAGCCCCGATTGGTCCTTATTCGCAGGCTACTGTGTTTGGAAATCAGGTTTTTACTTCCGGACAAATTGCCATTCATCCCCAAAGCGGAGACTTGATTACCGATACTATTGAAGCTGAAACACGCCAGGTTTTGGAAAATTTGAAAGCGGTTTTGGCTGCGGCCGGATGCGAAATGAGCGATGTTCTTAAATGCAGCATCTTTATTTGCGATATGAATCAGTTTCAAGCCATCAATGCGGTTTATGCCGAATACTTCGATGAAGCAATGGCTCCAGCTCGCGAAACAGTGCAGGTAGCAGTATTACCTAAGCACGTAAATATCGAGATATCAGCAATCGCCATTCGTAAGGGATAA
- a CDS encoding rhomboid family protein, producing MHSLETAGFLILGLTALTTYLAFQDRQRFEAMLLRVADLKAGQYYRLFTSGFIHVDWTHFFFNMFSLYIFAGSLEDSLGMLNFVLIYFSSMAAGSLLAWFYHQNNPEYRAVGASGAISGIIFSAIVMEPGMELSMFFLPFFFPAWIYGLGFILYSIYGIGKQHDNIGHEAHLGGALAGLLLTLLLEPQVMQTNTMTIIYLAVPSLVFLIILFFRPQLLQWNTGGPGQSMTIDDRYRARRADQEEELNRILDKVKHSGPETLTDQERQFLRDHY from the coding sequence ATGCATTCATTGGAAACAGCGGGCTTCCTGATTTTAGGTTTAACCGCTCTTACGACATATTTAGCTTTTCAAGATCGTCAACGTTTTGAGGCCATGCTCTTAAGGGTGGCCGATCTAAAAGCCGGTCAATATTATCGCCTCTTTACATCGGGCTTTATTCATGTAGACTGGACCCATTTCTTCTTTAATATGTTCAGCTTGTACATCTTCGCTGGCTCCTTGGAAGATTCATTAGGCATGCTCAATTTCGTTTTGATTTATTTCAGTAGCATGGCAGCCGGAAGCTTATTAGCCTGGTTTTACCACCAGAATAATCCGGAATATAGAGCGGTGGGAGCCTCCGGAGCGATAAGCGGAATTATTTTTTCGGCCATTGTTATGGAGCCGGGCATGGAGTTGAGTATGTTCTTCCTGCCTTTCTTTTTTCCTGCTTGGATCTATGGATTGGGCTTTATTCTCTATTCCATTTATGGAATCGGTAAGCAACACGATAATATTGGTCATGAGGCGCATTTAGGTGGCGCTTTAGCCGGATTGCTCTTAACATTGCTGCTCGAGCCACAGGTTATGCAAACCAATACAATGACGATTATTTACCTGGCGGTTCCCAGTTTAGTGTTCTTGATCATCTTGTTTTTCAGACCTCAATTATTGCAATGGAATACTGGTGGACCTGGTCAGTCTATGACCATTGATGATCGATATAGGGCTCGTCGGGCAGATCAAGAAGAGGAATTAAATCGTATTCTGGATAAGGTAAAACATTCGGGTCCAGAGACTCTAACTGATCAAGAACGTCAATTCCTTCGCGATCATTATTGA
- the lpdA gene encoding dihydrolipoyl dehydrogenase, with the protein MEFDLIVLGSGPGGYVTAIRASQLGLKTAIVERESLGGICLNWGCIPTKALLKSANVFEYINHAEDYGLKVDNADKDFGAVVKRSRSVAEGMSNGVQFLMKKNKIEVIKGEGKVLPGKKIEVKDADGKSQTYSAKNVIIATGARSRELPNLPQDGKKIIGYRQAMVLPEQPKKLVVVGSGAIGVEFAYFYNAMGTEVTIVEYMPNIVPVEDEEVSKQLERSFKKAGIKIMTNAEVTGVDTSGDGCVVKVNSKKGESSIECDVVLSAVGVQANIENIGLEEVGIQTEKGKIKVDDFYKTNVEGYYAIGDCVPGQALAHVASAEGIICVEKIAGHHPQALDYGNIPGCTYCSPEVASVGMTEKAAKEAGYDVKVGKFPFSASGKAKAAGHADGFVKVIFDAKYGEFLGCHMIGANVTEMIAAAVVARKLETTGMEIVKSVHPHPTMSEAVMEAAAAAYDEVIHL; encoded by the coding sequence ATGGAATTTGATTTGATCGTATTAGGTAGCGGCCCCGGAGGATACGTTACCGCTATTCGCGCTTCGCAATTAGGCTTAAAAACAGCCATCGTTGAGCGTGAAAGTCTGGGCGGAATCTGCCTCAACTGGGGTTGTATTCCAACTAAAGCTTTGCTAAAAAGTGCCAACGTATTTGAATACATCAACCATGCAGAAGACTATGGTCTGAAGGTGGATAATGCCGATAAAGATTTTGGCGCTGTGGTGAAACGTAGCCGTAGCGTAGCAGAAGGAATGAGCAATGGTGTGCAATTCCTGATGAAAAAGAACAAAATCGAGGTTATTAAAGGTGAAGGAAAAGTTCTTCCCGGTAAGAAGATCGAAGTAAAGGATGCTGATGGTAAAAGTCAGACCTATAGCGCTAAAAATGTAATTATCGCCACAGGTGCTCGCAGTCGTGAACTTCCTAACTTACCTCAAGATGGTAAGAAGATCATCGGATATCGTCAAGCGATGGTATTACCCGAGCAACCTAAGAAATTAGTAGTGGTAGGTTCTGGTGCCATTGGAGTGGAGTTTGCTTATTTCTACAATGCCATGGGTACTGAGGTAACCATTGTAGAGTATATGCCTAATATCGTTCCGGTAGAAGATGAAGAGGTATCCAAGCAATTGGAGCGTAGCTTTAAGAAAGCCGGAATTAAAATCATGACCAATGCCGAAGTAACCGGTGTTGATACCAGTGGTGATGGTTGTGTAGTAAAAGTGAACAGCAAGAAAGGCGAAAGCAGCATCGAATGTGATGTAGTATTATCCGCCGTTGGTGTTCAAGCTAATATTGAAAATATCGGCCTCGAAGAGGTAGGTATCCAAACCGAAAAAGGAAAAATCAAGGTAGACGACTTCTACAAAACCAATGTAGAGGGGTATTATGCCATTGGTGATTGTGTACCTGGCCAGGCTTTGGCACACGTAGCTTCCGCGGAAGGTATTATCTGTGTTGAGAAAATTGCCGGTCACCATCCACAAGCCTTAGATTACGGTAATATCCCAGGCTGTACTTATTGTTCTCCTGAAGTAGCATCAGTGGGAATGACGGAGAAGGCAGCTAAAGAAGCTGGATATGACGTGAAGGTGGGTAAATTCCCATTCAGTGCAAGCGGTAAAGCCAAAGCCGCTGGTCATGCCGATGGTTTTGTGAAAGTAATTTTCGATGCTAAATACGGTGAGTTCTTAGGTTGCCATATGATTGGTGCCAATGTTACTGAGATGATTGCCGCAGCAGTAGTTGCCCGTAAGTTGGAAACTACCGGAATGGAAATCGTGAAATCCGTACACCCTCACCCAACCATGAGTGAAGCTGTAATGGAAGCCGCCGCTGCTGCTTATGATGAAGTAATTCACCTCTAG
- the gyrB gene encoding DNA topoisomerase (ATP-hydrolyzing) subunit B, producing the protein MSEVQKDYGASSIQVLEGLEAVRKRPSMYIGDVGVKGLHHLVYEVVDNSIDEALAGYCDTIEVTINEDNSITVKDNGRGIPTDIHEKEGRSAVEVVMTVLHAGGKFDKDSYKVSGGLHGVGVSCVNALSDYLRVDVHRQGKKYYQEYKRGVPDYPLKEDGATDYRGTIVSFKPDATIFQVMEYQYEILASRLRELAFLNKGISISLTDKRVTDEDDKYLSDRFFSEGGLGEFVEFIDENREKLMPQVISMEGERNDIPVEVAMHYNTSFSENIHSYVNNINTHEGGTHLAGFRRALTRTLKRYADESGMLTKEKVDVSGDDFREGLTAVISVKVMEPQFEGQTKTKLGNSEVSGAVDQLVGEMLSNYLEENPNEAKMIVQKVILAAKARVAAKKAREMVQRKTVMGGTSLPGKLSDCSETDPEVCEIFLVEGDSAGGTAKQGRDRNFQAILPLRGKILNVEKAMQHKVFENEEIKNIFTALGVSMGTEEDSKALNTSKLRYHKVIIMCDADVDGSHIATLILTFFFRYMKELIEAGNIYIAAPPLYLVKKGKKEEYAWNDDQRDVLISQIGGENKSSVGVQRYKGLGEMNAEQLWETTMDPEKRTMRRVTIDSAAEADRVFSMLMGDDVPPRREFIEKNAKYAKIDV; encoded by the coding sequence ATGAGTGAAGTACAAAAAGATTACGGCGCTAGCAGCATTCAGGTACTGGAAGGTCTGGAAGCGGTTCGTAAACGTCCTTCGATGTATATCGGAGATGTGGGGGTTAAAGGTTTGCACCATTTAGTATATGAGGTTGTAGATAACTCCATCGACGAAGCCCTCGCTGGCTACTGCGATACCATTGAGGTTACTATTAACGAAGACAATTCTATTACCGTAAAGGATAATGGACGGGGTATTCCAACGGATATCCACGAAAAGGAAGGTCGCTCTGCCGTAGAGGTAGTTATGACCGTTCTCCATGCCGGAGGTAAGTTTGATAAAGACTCCTATAAAGTATCCGGTGGTTTGCACGGGGTAGGGGTTTCCTGTGTGAATGCTCTTTCAGACTATTTAAGAGTAGATGTTCACCGTCAGGGTAAGAAATACTACCAGGAATACAAGCGTGGGGTACCTGATTATCCCCTAAAAGAAGACGGTGCCACGGATTACCGCGGAACCATCGTGAGCTTTAAGCCCGATGCGACCATCTTCCAGGTAATGGAATACCAATATGAAATTTTAGCTTCTCGTTTACGTGAATTGGCTTTCTTGAATAAAGGAATTAGCATTTCACTTACCGATAAGCGGGTTACTGATGAGGACGATAAGTACTTAAGCGATCGTTTCTTCAGTGAAGGTGGATTGGGAGAATTTGTAGAGTTCATCGATGAGAACCGTGAAAAACTGATGCCTCAGGTGATCAGCATGGAAGGTGAGCGTAACGATATCCCGGTAGAGGTTGCGATGCATTACAATACCTCTTTTAGTGAGAATATCCACTCTTATGTAAACAACATTAATACCCATGAAGGGGGAACCCACCTGGCTGGTTTCCGAAGAGCTTTAACTCGTACCCTTAAGCGTTATGCGGATGAAAGCGGAATGTTGACCAAGGAGAAGGTAGATGTGAGCGGAGATGACTTCCGTGAAGGTCTTACCGCCGTAATTTCGGTTAAGGTGATGGAGCCTCAGTTTGAAGGTCAGACCAAAACCAAATTGGGTAACTCCGAAGTATCGGGAGCGGTTGATCAATTAGTAGGGGAGATGCTTTCCAATTATTTGGAAGAAAATCCCAATGAAGCTAAAATGATCGTTCAGAAAGTTATTCTGGCGGCCAAGGCGCGTGTTGCTGCGAAAAAAGCACGCGAAATGGTGCAGCGGAAAACGGTAATGGGGGGCACTAGCCTACCCGGTAAGCTTTCCGATTGTTCTGAAACAGATCCCGAAGTATGTGAGATCTTCCTCGTGGAGGGTGATTCGGCCGGTGGTACTGCCAAACAAGGGCGTGACCGTAATTTCCAGGCCATCCTTCCATTGCGTGGTAAAATCCTCAATGTGGAGAAAGCCATGCAACACAAGGTTTTCGAAAATGAGGAGATTAAAAACATCTTTACCGCGCTTGGGGTAAGTATGGGAACCGAAGAGGATTCCAAAGCTCTGAATACTTCTAAGCTCCGTTATCATAAAGTAATTATCATGTGTGATGCGGATGTGGATGGTAGCCACATCGCCACTTTGATTCTTACCTTCTTCTTCCGTTATATGAAGGAATTGATTGAAGCGGGTAATATCTACATTGCCGCTCCTCCTTTATACTTAGTGAAGAAAGGCAAGAAAGAAGAATACGCTTGGAATGATGATCAACGTGATGTTTTAATCAGTCAGATTGGCGGTGAAAATAAATCTTCAGTAGGTGTACAACGTTATAAGGGTCTTGGTGAGATGAACGCTGAGCAATTGTGGGAAACCACCATGGATCCTGAGAAACGCACAATGCGTAGAGTTACGATTGACAGTGCTGCTGAGGCCGATCGCGTATTCTCCATGTTAATGGGAGACGATGTACCCCCTCGTCGGGAGTTCATCGAAAAGAATGCGAAATACGCCAAAATCGACGTATAA
- a CDS encoding anthranilate synthase component II has product MKLLLIDNYDSFTYNLEHYFSALGADVMVKRNRDFKLEEVEEFDAVVLSPGPGLPQDAGLCMELIDQYHRSKPILGICLGAQAIAEYFGAELYNQQEVAHGISRIVHREENTWLLKGLDESFNVGLYHSWAIRPQGEFADRFKVVAKRSNSIVMAFEAEETALAGIQFHPESIMTEGGREMLMNWMNTIERLKG; this is encoded by the coding sequence ATGAAGCTTTTACTGATCGATAATTACGACTCCTTCACCTATAATCTGGAACATTATTTCAGCGCATTGGGCGCCGATGTAATGGTGAAACGCAATCGCGATTTTAAACTGGAGGAAGTTGAAGAATTTGACGCTGTGGTTCTATCACCAGGGCCAGGCTTGCCGCAAGATGCCGGACTCTGCATGGAGCTTATCGATCAATATCATAGATCTAAGCCCATCTTAGGAATTTGTCTGGGAGCACAGGCTATCGCCGAGTACTTTGGTGCCGAGCTCTACAATCAGCAAGAGGTGGCTCATGGTATAAGTCGGATAGTACATCGGGAGGAGAACACTTGGCTTTTAAAGGGTTTGGATGAGAGCTTTAATGTTGGCCTGTATCATAGTTGGGCCATTCGACCTCAGGGAGAATTTGCAGATCGCTTTAAAGTGGTAGCTAAACGCTCCAATTCTATTGTTATGGCATTTGAAGCCGAAGAAACTGCTTTAGCCGGAATCCAATTTCACCCGGAAAGTATAATGACGGAGGGCGGACGTGAAATGCTGATGAATTGGATGAATACGATTGAAAGATTAAAAGGATGA
- a CDS encoding enoyl-ACP reductase FabI: protein MANNLLAGKKGIIFGALNEDSIAWKIAEKAHEQGAQFVLTNAPVAMRMGEINNLAAKTGSEVVPADATSMDDLNNLFEKAESILGGKLNFILHSIGMSVNVRKGKEYTDLNYDWLTKGWDVSAVSFHRVMQVAWQREAMNDWGSILALTYIAAQRTFPDYNDMADNKAFLESIARSFGYQWGVRNKVRVNTISQSPTPTTAGSGVKGFGGFINYAEKMSPLGNATADDCADYAISLFSDLTRKVTMQNLFHDGGFSSTGVSEAVIERFEED, encoded by the coding sequence ATGGCCAATAACTTATTAGCTGGAAAGAAAGGAATCATCTTCGGAGCTTTGAATGAAGATTCTATCGCCTGGAAAATTGCCGAGAAGGCACATGAACAAGGTGCTCAATTTGTTTTGACTAATGCTCCCGTTGCGATGCGCATGGGAGAAATTAATAATCTGGCAGCCAAAACCGGTTCGGAAGTAGTTCCTGCTGATGCTACCAGTATGGATGATCTTAATAACCTGTTCGAAAAGGCAGAGTCCATTTTGGGAGGTAAATTGAATTTTATCCTGCACAGTATCGGGATGAGCGTAAACGTTCGTAAAGGCAAGGAGTACACCGATCTCAATTACGATTGGTTAACCAAGGGATGGGATGTAAGTGCCGTGTCCTTCCATCGTGTAATGCAAGTGGCTTGGCAACGTGAAGCCATGAACGATTGGGGTAGCATTTTAGCCCTTACTTATATTGCAGCGCAACGTACATTCCCCGACTATAATGATATGGCTGATAATAAAGCCTTTTTGGAGAGCATTGCTCGTAGCTTCGGATATCAGTGGGGTGTGCGCAATAAAGTGCGTGTAAACACCATTTCACAATCACCAACTCCAACTACTGCCGGTAGCGGTGTTAAAGGATTTGGTGGTTTCATTAACTACGCTGAAAAAATGAGCCCATTGGGTAATGCTACAGCAGATGATTGTGCAGACTATGCCATTTCTCTCTTTAGCGATTTAACCCGCAAGGTAACCATGCAAAACCTCTTCCACGATGGTGGCTTTAGCAGCACCGGAGTAAGTGAAGCCGTAATTGAGCGCTTCGAGGAAGATTAG
- a CDS encoding dicarboxylate/amino acid:cation symporter encodes MMRLALHWKILIGLALGVVWAILSSYLGWSQFTINWIEPFGTIFINLLKLIAVPLVFFSIISGVTGLGDPSSLGRMGLRTLIFYFITTILAVSLGLILVNTISPGKIVDEDSRIDNRIRYELWAEQNEIEVKDNIHFLQDDKYTDRIQRLSESEAQVVIDPDVQAKMEIANKTKEEGPLHYLEEIVPSNIFNALSDNTKMLQVIFFALFFGISLLFIPQDKGEPVVRLMNGIMEVLLKMVDIIMQAAPFFVFALLAGTISKMAGDDVSKVLEIFKGLSWYSAVVVLGLAMMIFLIYPFFLKLLVRVIPYNGFFKAMSPAQTLAFSTSSSAATLPVTMECVEDNLGVDKKITSFVLPIGATVNMDGTSLYQAVAVIFLAQFHMVDLTLAQQLMIMLTATLASIGSAAVPSAGLVMLIIVLQSVGLNPAWIAIILPVDRILDMCRTVVNVTGDATVSSIIAARENLLNYRPDHKTDDTFNPDVNP; translated from the coding sequence ATTATGAGATTAGCGCTACACTGGAAAATATTGATTGGCCTTGCTTTAGGAGTCGTATGGGCCATCCTGAGTAGCTATTTAGGTTGGAGTCAGTTTACCATCAATTGGATTGAACCCTTTGGAACCATTTTTATCAATCTCTTAAAATTGATTGCGGTTCCCTTGGTATTCTTCAGCATTATCTCGGGAGTTACCGGTTTAGGTGATCCTTCCAGCTTAGGTCGAATGGGACTTAGAACCCTGATCTTTTATTTCATTACCACCATTTTGGCGGTAAGCTTGGGTTTGATTTTAGTGAATACCATTAGTCCAGGCAAGATAGTAGATGAAGATAGTCGTATTGATAACCGCATTCGTTACGAATTATGGGCGGAGCAGAATGAAATAGAAGTAAAAGATAACATTCATTTTCTTCAAGATGATAAATACACCGATCGTATTCAGCGATTAAGTGAAAGTGAAGCACAGGTGGTTATTGACCCTGATGTGCAGGCGAAAATGGAAATAGCCAATAAGACCAAAGAGGAAGGCCCATTGCATTATTTAGAAGAGATTGTGCCTTCCAACATTTTTAATGCTTTGAGCGATAATACCAAAATGCTTCAGGTTATTTTCTTCGCTTTGTTCTTTGGAATCAGTCTTTTATTTATCCCGCAGGATAAGGGAGAACCGGTAGTGCGTTTGATGAATGGCATTATGGAGGTATTGCTAAAAATGGTCGATATCATTATGCAAGCTGCACCTTTCTTTGTCTTTGCTCTTTTAGCTGGAACCATTAGTAAAATGGCTGGTGATGATGTTTCGAAAGTCTTGGAAATATTTAAAGGATTGAGCTGGTATTCGGCTGTTGTTGTTCTCGGACTGGCAATGATGATATTTTTAATTTATCCATTCTTTCTCAAGCTATTGGTGCGAGTAATTCCATACAATGGCTTTTTTAAAGCGATGAGTCCTGCTCAAACTTTGGCCTTTTCAACCTCTTCATCTGCAGCAACCTTGCCGGTTACCATGGAGTGTGTGGAAGATAATCTGGGGGTAGACAAGAAGATCACCAGTTTTGTTTTGCCAATTGGCGCCACGGTTAATATGGATGGTACGAGTCTCTATCAAGCTGTCGCGGTGATTTTTCTGGCTCAATTCCACATGGTAGACTTGACCCTTGCTCAACAATTGATGATAATGCTCACCGCTACACTTGCCTCCATTGGCTCTGCGGCGGTTCCCAGTGCTGGATTGGTAATGTTGATTATCGTATTGCAATCGGTTGGCTTAAACCCCGCCTGGATTGCGATTATATTACCTGTTGATCGAATTTTAGATATGTGCCGCACCGTGGTGAATGTAACTGGTGATGCCACCGTATCCTCCATTATTGCGGCTCGCGAAAATCTGCTCAATTATCGTCCTGACCATAAAACAGACGATACCTTCAACCCTGACGTTAATCCCTAA
- a CDS encoding DUF4199 domain-containing protein, with protein MRKIIWPFGLLSGLIIGSGFFINVGNSDLNSGSSEILRYLFMILVFGLILFFAVRLLQQKVFLGEINFSRAFIGGFYIVLIASVVYALMWELYFANHGHEYVSAYLAKMKERLDASSLGQLEIESRYTNQKQIMQSYEDSFLVRFGLTTAEIFPIGLIIALANAFYYSVLARKTEKSHL; from the coding sequence ATGCGCAAAATAATTTGGCCATTTGGACTCCTATCGGGTTTAATAATTGGCTCCGGTTTTTTTATAAACGTCGGAAATTCAGACCTTAATTCGGGAAGTTCTGAGATACTCCGCTACTTATTCATGATTTTGGTTTTTGGCCTCATCCTATTTTTTGCCGTGCGATTACTGCAGCAAAAAGTGTTTTTAGGAGAAATCAATTTTTCGAGGGCCTTTATTGGTGGGTTTTACATAGTCTTGATTGCCTCAGTGGTTTATGCATTGATGTGGGAATTGTATTTCGCCAACCATGGCCATGAGTATGTAAGTGCCTACTTGGCGAAGATGAAGGAACGTTTGGATGCCAGTAGTCTGGGGCAATTGGAAATTGAATCTCGCTATACCAATCAAAAACAAATTATGCAGTCTTATGAGGATAGTTTCCTGGTTCGATTTGGTTTAACTACCGCAGAGATATTTCCGATTGGATTAATCATCGCTTTGGCCAATGCATTTTACTATTCTGTTTTGGCTCGTAAGACTGAAAAAAGCCATCTTTGA